A window of the Lactobacillus amylovorus DSM 20531 genome harbors these coding sequences:
- the rplX gene encoding 50S ribosomal protein L24 encodes MFVKTGDKVKVIAGKDKGKEGTVLSVNVKKNRVVVKGVNKIKKHQKPSQVNANGGVVESEGSIHASNVKVISKKEDK; translated from the coding sequence ATGTTCGTTAAAACTGGTGACAAGGTAAAAGTTATTGCCGGAAAAGATAAAGGTAAAGAAGGTACTGTTCTTTCTGTTAACGTTAAGAAGAACCGCGTAGTTGTTAAGGGCGTTAACAAGATTAAGAAGCACCAAAAGCCTTCACAAGTTAACGCTAATGGTGGTGTAGTTGAATCAGAAGGTTCAATTCACGCATCAAACGTTAAAGTAATTAGTAAAAAAGAAGATAAGTAG